A window of Ictidomys tridecemlineatus isolate mIctTri1 chromosome 1, mIctTri1.hap1, whole genome shotgun sequence contains these coding sequences:
- the Smndc1 gene encoding survival of motor neuron-related-splicing factor 30 isoform X2 has translation MFFHISRDFVCLVFSSFQRPVFLPLPLATDGVLPLETGLPCCRREDFFLLPLPLPPPPPLGSFPRPLPAAPSPTPHKMSEDLAKQLASYKAQLQQVEAALSGNGENEDLLKLKKDLQEVIELTKDLLSTQPSETLASSDSFASAQPTHSWKVGDKCMAIWSEDGQCYEAEIEEIDEENGTAAITFAGYGNAEVTPLLNLKPVEEGRKAKEDSGNKPMSKKEMIAQQREYKKKKALKKAQRIKELEQEREDQKVKWQQFNNRAYSKNKKGQDF, from the exons ATGTTTTTTCATATCTCGCGAGACTTCGTTTGCCTTGTCTTTTCCTCCTTCCAGCGCCCggttttccttcccctccccctcgcCACCGACGGAGTTCTTCCTTTAGAGACCGGGTTGCCCTGTTGTCGTCGCGAAGATTTTTTCCTACTGCCACTGCCTCTGCCGCCACCGCCGCCACTGGGCTCATTTCCCCGACCCCTTCCCGCCgccccatccccaaccccacaCAAG ATGTCAGAGGATCTAGCAAAACAGCTGGCAAGCTACAAAGCTCAACTCCAGCAAGTAGAAGCTGCATTAtctggaaatggagaaaatgaagatTTGCTAAAATTGaagaaagatttacaa GAAGTTATAGAACTAACCAAAGATCTCCTGTCAACTCAACCATCAGAAACTCTTGCAAGTTCAGATAGTTTTGCTTCTGCTCAGCCTACTCATTCATGGAAAGTTGGAGACAAGTGTATGGCAATCTGGAGTGAAGATGGACA GTGTTACGAAGCGGAGATCGAGgagatagatgaagaaaatggcaCCGCTGCAATTACCTTTGCTGGTTATGGCAATGCTGAAGTGACTCCACTGTTGAACCTGAAGCCtgtagaagaaggaaggaaggcaaaGGAGGACAGTGGGAATAAACCCATGTCAAA AAAGGAAATGATTGCCCAGCAGCGtgaatacaaaaagaagaaagctttGAAAAAAGCACAGAGAATAAAAGAACTTGAACAGGAAAGAGAGGACCAGAAGGTGAAATGGCAACAATTCAACAACAGAGcctattctaaaaacaaaaaaggccag GATTTTTGA
- the Smndc1 gene encoding survival of motor neuron-related-splicing factor 30 isoform X1, whose protein sequence is MFFHISRDFVCLVFSSFQRPVFLPLPLATDGVLPLETGLPCCRREDFFLLPLPLPPPPPLGSFPRPLPAAPSPTPHKMSEDLAKQLASYKAQLQQVEAALSGNGENEDLLKLKKDLQEVIELTKDLLSTQPSETLASSDSFASAQPTHSWKVGDKCMAIWSEDGQCYEAEIEEIDEENGTAAITFAGYGNAEVTPLLNLKPVEEGRKAKEDSGNKPMSKKEMIAQQREYKKKKALKKAQRIKELEQEREDQKVKWQQFNNRAYSKNKKGQVKRSIFASPESVTGKVGVGTCGIADKPMTQYQDTSKYNVRHLMPQ, encoded by the exons ATGTTTTTTCATATCTCGCGAGACTTCGTTTGCCTTGTCTTTTCCTCCTTCCAGCGCCCggttttccttcccctccccctcgcCACCGACGGAGTTCTTCCTTTAGAGACCGGGTTGCCCTGTTGTCGTCGCGAAGATTTTTTCCTACTGCCACTGCCTCTGCCGCCACCGCCGCCACTGGGCTCATTTCCCCGACCCCTTCCCGCCgccccatccccaaccccacaCAAG ATGTCAGAGGATCTAGCAAAACAGCTGGCAAGCTACAAAGCTCAACTCCAGCAAGTAGAAGCTGCATTAtctggaaatggagaaaatgaagatTTGCTAAAATTGaagaaagatttacaa GAAGTTATAGAACTAACCAAAGATCTCCTGTCAACTCAACCATCAGAAACTCTTGCAAGTTCAGATAGTTTTGCTTCTGCTCAGCCTACTCATTCATGGAAAGTTGGAGACAAGTGTATGGCAATCTGGAGTGAAGATGGACA GTGTTACGAAGCGGAGATCGAGgagatagatgaagaaaatggcaCCGCTGCAATTACCTTTGCTGGTTATGGCAATGCTGAAGTGACTCCACTGTTGAACCTGAAGCCtgtagaagaaggaaggaaggcaaaGGAGGACAGTGGGAATAAACCCATGTCAAA AAAGGAAATGATTGCCCAGCAGCGtgaatacaaaaagaagaaagctttGAAAAAAGCACAGAGAATAAAAGAACTTGAACAGGAAAGAGAGGACCAGAAGGTGAAATGGCAACAATTCAACAACAGAGcctattctaaaaacaaaaaaggccag GTAAAGAGGAGTATTTTTGCTTCACCTGAGAGTGTTACTGGCAAAGTTGGAGTAGGAACTTGTGGAATTGCTGATAAACCTATGACACAGTATCAAGATACCTCTAAATATAATGTCAGGCATTTGATGCCTCAATaa
- the Smndc1 gene encoding survival of motor neuron-related-splicing factor 30 isoform X3, producing MEVIELTKDLLSTQPSETLASSDSFASAQPTHSWKVGDKCMAIWSEDGQCYEAEIEEIDEENGTAAITFAGYGNAEVTPLLNLKPVEEGRKAKEDSGNKPMSKKEMIAQQREYKKKKALKKAQRIKELEQEREDQKVKWQQFNNRAYSKNKKGQVKRSIFASPESVTGKVGVGTCGIADKPMTQYQDTSKYNVRHLMPQ from the exons ATG GAAGTTATAGAACTAACCAAAGATCTCCTGTCAACTCAACCATCAGAAACTCTTGCAAGTTCAGATAGTTTTGCTTCTGCTCAGCCTACTCATTCATGGAAAGTTGGAGACAAGTGTATGGCAATCTGGAGTGAAGATGGACA GTGTTACGAAGCGGAGATCGAGgagatagatgaagaaaatggcaCCGCTGCAATTACCTTTGCTGGTTATGGCAATGCTGAAGTGACTCCACTGTTGAACCTGAAGCCtgtagaagaaggaaggaaggcaaaGGAGGACAGTGGGAATAAACCCATGTCAAA AAAGGAAATGATTGCCCAGCAGCGtgaatacaaaaagaagaaagctttGAAAAAAGCACAGAGAATAAAAGAACTTGAACAGGAAAGAGAGGACCAGAAGGTGAAATGGCAACAATTCAACAACAGAGcctattctaaaaacaaaaaaggccag GTAAAGAGGAGTATTTTTGCTTCACCTGAGAGTGTTACTGGCAAAGTTGGAGTAGGAACTTGTGGAATTGCTGATAAACCTATGACACAGTATCAAGATACCTCTAAATATAATGTCAGGCATTTGATGCCTCAATaa